CGGCCGAAGTATGGATCCGGCCTCCGGCTTCCGTAACCGGAATTCTCTGGACCCTGTGTACGCCGCTCTCATATTTCAACTGGCTGTAGACTCCGGTTCCTTCGATCAGGGTAATGATCTCTTTGAATCCTCCCACGCCCGTCGGGTTGCCGTGCATGACCTCCACCCTCCACCGTTTCCTTTCCGCATATCTCGTGTACATGCGGAAGAGATCAGCGGCAAAGAGCGCCGCTTCCTCGCCCCCGGTGCCGGCCCGGATCTCCAGGAAGATGTTCTTGCCATCATTGGGGTCTTTGGGGATCAGCATGATCCTGAGTTCTTTTTCCAGGACTGCTTTCTTATTTCTCAGGCTGTCGATTTCCAATCTCGCCATCTCGATCATGTCCGGATCATCTTTGGACTGGTCAAGGATCTGCTCTGCGGCAGAGAGATCCTCCTCGACCTTCATGTATTCCCGGTATTTCTCGACAATCCCGGATAGGCCGGCATGTTCCCTGGCCAGCTTCTGAAAGGTCTTCTGATCGGAGATGATCTGCGGATCGCTCATCTGCCGGGTGATCTCTTCAAATTTTTCACTGATTTCTTTGAGTTTATTAAACATGGTTTTTAAACCTGATCATGGGACCCATGGTTCCGACTTTCTGACCTCTTCCATATCCAGGGCCTCTTTGAGCGCTGCCAGGGCCACTTCCACCATCTCATCGGTCGGCTCCCGAGTGGTCAGACGCTGCAGCCATAAACCCGGCGCCATCATCCCTTCCATGATCCGATTCCCTCTCATTTTGGCGCTGTACTTGATGAACTCATAGGAAAGT
This window of the Nitrospirae bacterium CG2_30_53_67 genome carries:
- a CDS encoding peptide chain release factor 1, with the protein product MFNKLKEISEKFEEITRQMSDPQIISDQKTFQKLAREHAGLSGIVEKYREYMKVEEDLSAAEQILDQSKDDPDMIEMARLEIDSLRNKKAVLEKELRIMLIPKDPNDGKNIFLEIRAGTGGEEAALFAADLFRMYTRYAERKRWRVEVMHGNPTGVGGFKEIITLIEGTGVYSQLKYESGVHRVQRIPVTEAGGRIHTSAVTVAVLPEAEDVELEIDAKDLKIDVFRSSGPGGQSVNTTDSAVRITHLPSGMVVSCQDEKSQLKNKNKGMKILRARLLDQLQQEQEQKIAKDRKSQIGTGDRSERIRTYNFPQNRITDHRIGLTLYRLDAILEGDLDEVIGTLTSTMQAEALKGTL